In Geminocystis sp. NIES-3709, a single genomic region encodes these proteins:
- a CDS encoding WD40 repeat domain-containing protein — MDADKLKKLEEKLYNDTPLIGDRIRQQAAKELVQDRSLQAIESLTKALIFSTDKNFQNIVLGALRQIKIQEKELIDIVCKVWAESRDVELGKILKLKAWVASKPLTLRLLTALNLGWQGIIEEQKKEIVAPLLSFFNDQDSFIQQTAKQWCGNFTDPEIQEEVCRLASEENNPLALEVATRCHYLPTEPSQGALFCYFTQQWDQYQEVDPEYKLLEDIYYNAPEELKNRIDDHGKIYKRLEWVWMILGGKEGRRISDISLNQWQTIIDVLANGKHWETIWSLVSHTPIILIKPILKRLENNRWLPKDPDQKVKFAEFTKIVKTVKTKTPPQGKLVRCIHTLEGHTQGIESIEITPDSQILISAGDDLIRLWDVNTGKLINTLKGHLKGVTSLCLSGDGSTLASGSRDKTISVWRLPDGNLLANLSANVASVWSLAMTESANMIASASYQEIRLWQYPPGRLYKNLRGHQREVEKVVISKDGTLLVSAGGKNDNTVRVWSLPNGDHECTFNGHQDGIWDMAITPDNHTLVTASQDHTVKLWSLSDNTEITTLEDHQGKVWCLGITPDGNTLVTGSDDRTAKIWSISTRKLNHTLTGHQGAIFCLTISEDGQLLATGSKDHTVRLWSIKKGENVGILTGHKDSITTLKMTPDGQTLVTGSLDRTLKLWRWDLTRLCQIPIVAITPEDKQWIKNALESDVITLEEKHWLTLIDKVLNLES; from the coding sequence ATGGATGCAGACAAGTTAAAGAAACTAGAAGAAAAATTATATAATGATACCCCTTTAATTGGCGATCGTATTAGGCAACAAGCGGCCAAAGAATTAGTACAAGACAGAAGTCTTCAAGCCATAGAATCTTTAACTAAAGCCCTTATTTTCAGTACAGATAAAAACTTTCAGAATATTGTCTTAGGTGCATTACGTCAAATCAAGATTCAAGAAAAGGAGTTAATTGATATAGTCTGTAAAGTGTGGGCAGAAAGTAGAGATGTTGAATTAGGAAAAATTTTAAAATTAAAAGCATGGGTAGCTTCAAAACCACTAACATTAAGACTTCTTACCGCTCTCAATCTCGGTTGGCAAGGAATTATTGAGGAACAAAAAAAAGAAATTGTTGCCCCTTTATTGTCTTTTTTTAATGATCAAGATAGCTTTATTCAACAAACCGCTAAACAATGGTGTGGAAATTTTACCGATCCTGAGATACAAGAAGAAGTATGTCGTCTAGCCAGTGAAGAAAATAACCCTTTAGCCTTAGAAGTTGCTACTCGTTGCCATTATCTTCCCACAGAACCATCCCAAGGAGCCTTATTCTGTTACTTTACTCAACAATGGGATCAATACCAAGAAGTTGACCCAGAATATAAGTTATTAGAAGATATTTATTACAATGCCCCGGAAGAATTAAAAAACCGTATTGATGATCATGGTAAAATTTACAAGCGCTTAGAATGGGTATGGATGATTTTAGGAGGTAAGGAAGGCCGTAGAATTTCTGACATTAGCTTAAATCAATGGCAAACGATTATTGATGTATTAGCCAATGGGAAACATTGGGAAACGATCTGGTCTTTAGTTTCTCACACTCCTATAATTTTAATCAAACCGATTCTGAAACGATTAGAAAATAATCGTTGGTTGCCCAAAGATCCAGATCAAAAAGTTAAATTCGCAGAATTTACTAAAATAGTTAAAACAGTTAAAACTAAAACTCCTCCTCAAGGTAAATTAGTTCGTTGTATTCATACCCTCGAAGGACATACTCAAGGTATAGAGTCGATCGAGATTACCCCTGATAGTCAAATTCTGATCAGTGCCGGAGATGATCTTATTCGTCTTTGGGATGTCAACACGGGAAAATTAATAAACACCTTAAAAGGACATTTAAAAGGGGTTACAAGCCTTTGTTTAAGTGGAGACGGTTCAACCTTAGCCAGTGGTAGCCGTGACAAAACTATTTCCGTGTGGCGTTTACCTGATGGTAATTTATTAGCTAATTTGTCAGCAAATGTGGCTTCTGTATGGTCTTTAGCTATGACAGAATCGGCTAACATGATTGCTAGTGCTAGTTATCAAGAAATTCGTCTTTGGCAGTATCCTCCCGGTAGATTATACAAAAACTTAAGAGGTCATCAACGGGAAGTTGAGAAAGTAGTGATAAGTAAAGATGGTACTTTATTAGTTTCAGCAGGAGGTAAAAACGATAATACCGTTAGAGTTTGGTCATTACCGAATGGAGATCATGAATGTACTTTTAACGGACATCAAGACGGCATTTGGGATATGGCTATCACCCCTGATAATCACACTTTAGTTACCGCCAGTCAAGATCATACTGTTAAATTATGGTCACTTTCTGACAATACGGAAATAACGACTTTAGAAGATCATCAAGGAAAAGTTTGGTGTTTAGGTATCACTCCTGACGGTAATACTTTAGTGACGGGTAGTGACGATCGAACTGCTAAAATTTGGTCTATATCAACTCGTAAATTAAACCATACCCTAACAGGTCATCAAGGTGCGATATTTTGTTTAACCATTAGTGAAGATGGACAATTATTAGCTACCGGTAGTAAAGATCATACTGTGAGACTTTGGAGTATCAAAAAAGGAGAAAATGTTGGTATTTTGACAGGGCATAAAGATAGTATTACCACATTAAAAATGACTCCTGATGGGCAAACTTTAGTGACAGGAAGTCTCGATCGTACTTTAAAATTATGGCGTTGGGATTTAACCCGTCTATGTCAAATACCAATTGTCGCTATTACTCCAGAAGATAAACAATGGATCAAAAATGCTCTAGAAAGTGATGTGATTACCCTAGAGGAAAAGCACTGGTTAACCTTAATCGATAAAGTTCTTAACTTAGAATCTTAG
- a CDS encoding PhoX family phosphatase codes for MSFNRREFLTFLGVGVATTACGSIFKTNLQAQTSTTNNLSFSNFQPIKYPIPLEINNLDNQQQKQTYQSYKVEDDLILPEGFQYDVIASWGDRVGDSRFGYNNDYVSFIETSPDEGYLTVNFEYISPTPWLQSYEIVINKSLSKDVLNTLTEANKNRQALNIFALPEDNPTKLKFQEFFAELLIDQGVGIISVKKDDNGKWQRTYSKNDRRITGISGWKDNRYLSSTGAATSIFKKTEGLGYIDELEDKIIGTFANCAGGTSPWGTVFSAEENFQSYVPEGIMADGTSLPPKFNPVSGLNGQGNPFGLAGNKYGWMVEIDPTNPDDYGTKHTWLGRFRHEAVAIRVEKNQPLVFYSGCDRTGGHLYKFVSKGKIVNPTDKKNSNLLQEGMLYVAKMSADGKGEWIPLQPNTPINPIPLQNLEGGLLTIPNPDRKKGSYIAVNNQAELDDFATKYKKLGDLYIGKTQEEIQGIILIDAHYAANVVGGTCGARPEDVELSPIDQSLVIAYTAGVAGSEGSPDKRVFSDRQGKMYQYGCLMRLKETDNKPDAMTFSWEILGVGGEPAMGGMGFANPDNLEFDANGDLWVVTDMPIQNQPPKVENNAYRTGVLGNNSIWYIPLSGENAGKAYPFGITPMEAEACGISFTKDQQTLFLAIQHPGERKGIRKDMQEISAEISILTTNGEEFKQKRTIPQGSNWPILQRNQPPKPSLVAITMTKILS; via the coding sequence ATGAGTTTTAATCGTAGAGAATTTTTAACATTTTTAGGCGTTGGTGTCGCTACTACTGCTTGTGGTTCGATATTCAAAACAAACTTACAAGCACAAACATCAACTACTAATAATCTTTCTTTTAGTAATTTTCAACCTATTAAATATCCTATTCCTTTGGAAATTAATAATCTTGATAATCAACAACAAAAACAAACATATCAAAGTTATAAAGTTGAAGATGATTTGATCTTACCAGAAGGTTTTCAGTATGATGTAATTGCTTCTTGGGGCGATCGAGTAGGAGATTCTCGCTTCGGTTATAATAATGACTATGTTTCTTTTATTGAAACTAGCCCCGATGAAGGTTATTTGACGGTAAATTTTGAATATATAAGTCCAACTCCTTGGTTACAATCCTACGAAATTGTTATTAATAAGTCTCTTTCAAAAGACGTATTAAATACCTTAACAGAAGCGAATAAAAATCGACAGGCTTTAAACATTTTTGCCCTTCCTGAAGATAACCCCACAAAACTAAAATTTCAAGAATTTTTTGCTGAATTATTAATAGATCAAGGTGTAGGCATAATTTCTGTTAAAAAAGATGATAATGGAAAATGGCAACGTACTTATAGTAAAAACGATCGACGTATTACAGGCATTTCTGGTTGGAAAGATAACCGCTACTTATCCTCAACGGGGGCGGCAACCTCTATTTTTAAGAAAACGGAAGGATTAGGCTATATCGATGAACTCGAAGATAAAATTATTGGTACTTTTGCCAATTGTGCCGGGGGAACTTCTCCTTGGGGTACAGTTTTTAGTGCAGAAGAAAATTTTCAAAGTTATGTCCCTGAAGGTATCATGGCAGATGGTACTTCTTTACCACCTAAATTTAACCCTGTATCTGGTTTGAATGGACAAGGTAATCCATTCGGTTTGGCAGGAAATAAATACGGTTGGATGGTAGAAATTGATCCGACTAATCCTGATGATTATGGCACAAAACACACTTGGTTAGGTCGTTTTCGTCATGAAGCCGTTGCCATTCGAGTGGAAAAAAATCAACCCCTAGTATTTTACTCTGGATGCGATCGAACTGGAGGACACCTATATAAATTTGTCTCAAAGGGAAAAATAGTTAATCCTACGGATAAGAAAAACTCCAACCTACTGCAAGAGGGGATGTTATACGTTGCCAAAATGTCGGCAGATGGAAAAGGAGAATGGATACCGTTACAACCTAATACCCCGATAAATCCTATTCCCTTGCAAAATTTAGAAGGAGGATTGCTAACCATTCCTAACCCTGACAGGAAAAAAGGTTCATATATTGCCGTTAATAATCAGGCAGAATTAGATGATTTTGCTACAAAATATAAGAAGTTAGGAGACTTATATATAGGTAAAACCCAAGAAGAAATACAAGGCATTATCTTAATTGATGCTCATTATGCCGCCAATGTGGTGGGGGGTACTTGTGGCGCACGTCCTGAAGATGTAGAATTGAGTCCGATCGATCAATCTTTAGTTATTGCCTATACCGCAGGAGTAGCAGGAAGTGAAGGCAGTCCCGATAAACGAGTTTTTAGCGATCGACAAGGTAAAATGTATCAATATGGTTGTTTAATGCGTCTTAAGGAAACGGATAATAAACCTGACGCTATGACATTTAGTTGGGAAATTTTGGGTGTGGGAGGTGAACCTGCAATGGGGGGAATGGGCTTCGCTAACCCCGATAACCTCGAATTTGACGCTAATGGTGACTTATGGGTGGTAACAGATATGCCCATACAAAATCAACCCCCCAAAGTTGAGAATAATGCTTATAGAACAGGCGTATTAGGCAATAACTCTATTTGGTATATACCGTTATCAGGAGAAAATGCAGGAAAAGCCTATCCCTTTGGCATAACTCCCATGGAAGCGGAAGCCTGTGGTATATCTTTCACAAAAGATCAACAAACCCTCTTTTTAGCGATTCAACATCCGGGAGAGAGAAAGGGTATAAGAAAGGATATGCAGGAGATAAGTGCTGAAATTTCTATTTTAACGACCAATGGTGAAGAATTTAAGCAAAAAAGGACAATTCCTCAAGGTTCAAACTGGCCTATTTTACAACGGAATCAACCTCCGAAACCTTCTTTAGTGGCTATTACCATGACTAAGATTCTAAGTTAA
- a CDS encoding GerMN domain-containing protein, with translation MTKNNDRNPIFSTKTIAALATTVLAVGTISAWYAYSNLKVENPDKNSPSQPVEIIPDPVANESSIELYGLNDELALVPSIVKIEKGQNDQESLINGFNKLLTVSESDSLKTAIPQNTKLVSLTVKEDGIHVDLSQEFTSGGGSASMVGRLGQVIYSASSLNPSANVWINVEGKPLEVLGGEGIMVEQPMTRELFIESFPAN, from the coding sequence ATGACTAAAAATAACGATCGAAATCCTATTTTTTCGACAAAAACCATTGCCGCATTAGCTACCACAGTGTTGGCAGTTGGCACAATATCTGCTTGGTATGCTTATAGTAATTTAAAAGTCGAAAATCCTGATAAAAATTCCCCAAGTCAACCTGTAGAGATAATACCTGATCCTGTAGCCAATGAAAGCTCGATCGAATTATATGGGTTAAATGATGAATTAGCCCTTGTTCCTAGTATAGTTAAAATTGAAAAAGGACAAAATGATCAAGAATCTTTAATTAACGGATTCAATAAATTACTAACGGTATCAGAAAGTGACTCTTTAAAAACAGCAATCCCTCAAAATACTAAGTTAGTCAGCTTAACAGTAAAAGAAGACGGGATTCATGTGGATTTATCTCAAGAATTTACAAGTGGAGGAGGTAGTGCTTCCATGGTTGGACGTTTAGGACAAGTGATTTATAGTGCTAGTAGTTTGAATCCAAGTGCTAATGTGTGGATTAACGTAGAAGGTAAACCTTTAGAAGTTTTAGGGGGAGAAGGGATAATGGTTGAGCAACCGATGACAAGAGAATTATTTATCGAGTCTTTTCCAGCCAATTAA
- a CDS encoding EAL domain-containing protein: MKKNQGVKILSDKRNSFLIYAVDDQKINLNLLSIFLKSEGFDILVETDILKAIPAIEKASPDLILLDILMPNLNGFDACSLLKSSPITKDIPIIFLTALDDIQDKVKGLELGAVDYVTKPFKFPELLSRINVCLKIRRLNQNLEEQNKILIKEIKAKKNAQLALKKSEDRLRTIINNNLNGMLVVDQVGKILFVNKEAEKLFDRNQKEMRGENFGLPLEFDKISELEIPRSNQQLMRVEMRAVPIIWNDKSAYLISFIDVTERKKMEEKLKILFQASEQSPASIIITDINGNIEYVNPKFEEVSGYKEEEILGKNPRILRSDHSSESDYKNLWQTITKGKEWQGEFHNKKKNGDLYWEKALISPIFNSAGAITHFMAVKEDITEKKEQEILLQYQAKYDHLTNIPNRNYALEKINYLLTQAEENHTNLGLMFIDLDHFKEVNDNLGHDFGDELLIQATERMKKALRSSDLLARLGGDEFFMAIPAVEKITDLKIIAKKIIDLLQKSFDIFNHQVSISASIGITIFPHDGDNLKQLIRNADLAMYESKKNGRNQFQFYRIEMNKKEINKSHLEKNFLQAIEKQEFKIVYQPVVELNSQLIISAEALIRWENKEIGLIYPEKFIPILEKNGMIFALENWILKSVIQDIKKWEKIKNIPISINLSEYQFQDQDIIKSLMSFITENKSYNNSIEIEIKEEILLERKYLVSEILKDLSQSDINLCLDSFGVGCSSLKNLLKFTFKSLKIDPSLIHNLLKNEQTKQLVQSIITLGKVLNIKIIANGIETKEEVDMLKELNCDYGQGYFFSQPLSPINFTQYLLKQQKQIDDSIRKIYLS; the protein is encoded by the coding sequence ATGAAAAAAAATCAAGGAGTAAAAATATTATCTGATAAGAGAAACTCTTTTCTTATCTATGCTGTTGATGATCAAAAAATTAACTTAAATTTACTTTCTATTTTTTTAAAAAGTGAAGGCTTCGATATTCTCGTAGAAACTGATATTTTAAAAGCTATACCTGCCATAGAAAAGGCTTCTCCCGATCTAATTTTATTAGATATTTTAATGCCCAATTTAAACGGTTTTGATGCTTGTTCTTTATTAAAATCTTCTCCTATCACAAAAGATATTCCTATCATTTTTTTGACTGCCCTAGATGATATTCAAGATAAAGTTAAAGGCTTGGAATTGGGTGCTGTTGATTATGTTACTAAACCTTTTAAGTTTCCTGAATTATTATCAAGAATTAATGTTTGTTTAAAAATTAGAAGGTTAAATCAGAATTTGGAAGAACAAAATAAGATTCTGATTAAAGAAATTAAAGCTAAAAAAAATGCTCAGTTAGCATTAAAAAAGAGTGAGGATAGATTAAGAACGATTATTAATAATAATCTCAATGGTATGTTAGTAGTAGATCAAGTGGGAAAAATTTTATTTGTTAATAAAGAAGCAGAAAAATTATTCGATCGAAATCAAAAAGAAATGAGAGGAGAAAACTTTGGATTACCCTTAGAATTTGATAAAATAAGTGAATTAGAAATACCTCGATCGAATCAACAATTAATGAGAGTAGAAATGAGAGCAGTTCCAATTATTTGGAATGATAAAAGTGCTTACTTAATCTCTTTTATTGATGTAACAGAAAGAAAAAAAATGGAGGAGAAATTAAAAATATTATTTCAAGCATCAGAACAAAGTCCGGCTTCAATTATTATCACAGACATTAATGGTAATATAGAATATGTTAATCCAAAATTTGAAGAAGTTTCTGGATATAAAGAAGAAGAAATTTTAGGAAAAAATCCTCGCATTCTTAGATCAGATCATAGTAGTGAATCTGATTATAAAAATCTGTGGCAAACTATTACTAAAGGAAAAGAATGGCAAGGAGAATTTCATAATAAGAAAAAAAACGGAGATTTATATTGGGAAAAAGCATTAATTTCTCCCATTTTTAACTCTGCTGGTGCCATCACTCATTTTATGGCAGTAAAAGAAGATATAACAGAGAAAAAAGAACAAGAAATTCTTTTACAATATCAAGCAAAATATGACCATTTAACAAATATTCCCAATCGAAATTATGCTTTAGAAAAAATTAATTATCTCTTAACTCAAGCGGAAGAAAATCATACTAATTTGGGATTAATGTTTATTGATTTAGATCATTTTAAAGAAGTCAACGATAATTTAGGCCATGATTTTGGAGATGAATTATTAATCCAAGCCACTGAAAGAATGAAAAAAGCATTGCGTAGTAGTGATTTATTAGCTCGTTTAGGAGGAGATGAATTTTTCATGGCAATTCCTGCGGTAGAAAAAATTACAGATTTAAAAATAATTGCCAAAAAAATTATTGATTTATTACAAAAATCTTTTGATATTTTTAATCATCAAGTATCAATTTCAGCCAGCATCGGTATTACAATTTTTCCCCACGATGGAGACAATCTAAAACAACTAATTCGTAATGCTGATTTAGCTATGTATGAATCGAAGAAAAATGGACGTAATCAGTTTCAATTTTATCGAATAGAGATGAATAAAAAAGAAATAAATAAATCTCATTTAGAAAAAAATTTTCTTCAAGCCATCGAAAAACAAGAATTTAAAATAGTATATCAACCAGTAGTTGAACTGAATTCTCAATTAATTATTAGTGCAGAGGCATTAATAAGATGGGAAAATAAGGAAATTGGGTTAATTTATCCTGAAAAATTTATCCCTATTCTTGAAAAAAATGGAATGATTTTTGCTTTAGAAAATTGGATTTTAAAGTCTGTTATACAAGATATTAAAAAATGGGAAAAAATTAAAAACATTCCCATTAGTATTAACTTATCAGAATATCAATTTCAAGATCAAGATATAATCAAAAGCCTAATGAGTTTTATTACGGAAAATAAAAGTTATAATAACAGTATAGAAATTGAAATTAAAGAAGAAATATTATTGGAAAGAAAATACTTAGTTTCAGAAATTCTCAAAGATTTATCTCAATCAGATATAAATTTGTGTTTAGATAGTTTTGGAGTAGGTTGTTCTTCCTTAAAAAATTTACTAAAATTTACCTTTAAATCTTTAAAAATTGATCCATCTTTGATTCATAATTTACTAAAAAATGAACAAACAAAACAGTTAGTTCAATCTATTATTACTCTAGGAAAAGTATTAAATATAAAAATCATTGCTAATGGAATAGAAACAAAAGAAGAAGTAGATATGTTAAAAGAATTAAATTGTGATTATGGTCAAGGTTATTTCTTTTCTCAACCTTTATCTCCTATTAATTTTACTCAATATTTATTAAAACAACAAAAACAAATTGATGATTCTATTCGCAAAATATATTTATCTTAA
- a CDS encoding DUF2993 domain-containing protein, whose protein sequence is MSLFTGGGLILNNSLTNIISNNSEEVGNVKVRVNSIPTHQLIKGEADSIQISLKQWQPRPQIRVELLELETDRIGVNLGEIRELKRDNWQNILKKPLNMGWRTIMTEKDINNLIKSPQAQSVITKFSGDSSDFELLDLSVNLQPNNRVGIDTQLKLPTRGEEILNVSLEFNLELIKGHTLKISDIKGTLNDRQLSSKLLQGFVDNINNELSLRNLEKSGITVRLLRLNILEDNVEIAGFVNLQPSIP, encoded by the coding sequence ATGTCTTTATTTACGGGCGGAGGATTAATCCTTAATAATTCTTTAACCAATATCATTAGTAACAATTCGGAAGAAGTTGGAAATGTAAAAGTTCGAGTTAATAGCATTCCAACTCACCAACTAATTAAAGGAGAAGCAGATTCTATTCAAATTAGCCTCAAGCAATGGCAACCTCGTCCTCAGATTCGGGTAGAATTATTAGAGTTAGAAACCGATCGAATTGGAGTCAATTTAGGAGAAATAAGAGAATTAAAAAGAGATAATTGGCAAAATATCTTAAAAAAACCTCTTAATATGGGTTGGCGTACCATCATGACAGAAAAAGATATAAATAACTTAATAAAATCTCCCCAAGCACAATCTGTTATCACTAAATTTTCTGGAGATTCTTCTGATTTTGAATTGCTTGACTTAAGTGTTAATTTACAACCGAATAATCGAGTCGGTATTGATACTCAATTAAAGTTGCCTACTAGGGGAGAAGAAATCTTAAATGTTAGTTTAGAATTTAATTTGGAGTTGATTAAAGGTCATACTCTAAAAATTAGTGATATAAAAGGAACATTAAATGATAGACAACTATCATCTAAACTATTGCAGGGTTTTGTTGATAACATTAATAATGAATTGAGTTTGCGAAATCTGGAAAAATCAGGCATCACAGTGAGACTTCTGAGATTAAATATCCTTGAAGATAATGTGGAAATAGCTGGTTTTGTTAATCTTCAGCCCTCTATACCTTAA
- a CDS encoding AarF/ABC1/UbiB kinase family protein, producing MTQIITPTEISENADNIINVHVQPIVIPKKHQEDLGPISDMSPDTWRYNPDIIMEYYSKRSFQVFTRLLNIIFPVLGLMFDNWWDSLWGNSAKNESKRAVKLKKVLTKLGPAYIKIGQALSTRPDLVSPAYLQELTTLQDQLPPFPNEIAYQFITEELGATPDRIYAEISVDPIAAASLGQVYRGRLKTGEEVAIKVQRPDLVRRITLDIYIMRSIAGWVKNNVKRVRSDLVAITDELAERIFEEMNYLQEGKNAARFNELYGHIKEIYVPKIYWEYTGRRVLTMEWINGTKLTQIEEIQAQGIDATYLVEVGVQCSLRQLLEHGFFHADPHPGNLLAMPDGRLAYLDFGMMSTILPYQRYGLIEAVVHLVNRDFDSLAQDYVKLDFLTPDTDLTPIIPALGNVFNNALGASVAELNFKKITDEMSAMMYEFPFRVPAYYALIIRSMVTLEGIAINIDPDFKVLSKAYPYVAKRLLTDQSQELRNSLKDLLFKDGSFRWNRLENLLRNAKDSPDYDFDKVINQGVDYLFSERGEFIRDRLADEIVNSLDNFGQKTWLNISTTIRETLGLKPINSKINNNGNGKNIINEESIEHLTNILQILQETDGYDPFKLIPIITNILQNRETQKLGQKIAGGLAQKATARMIRSILLDSNNSSNGNGKVNNSYKSNPQLSLPSAVKSKV from the coding sequence ATGACTCAAATCATTACACCCACAGAAATTAGTGAAAATGCCGACAATATTATCAATGTTCATGTTCAACCTATAGTAATACCAAAAAAACATCAAGAAGATCTAGGGCCTATTAGCGATATGTCTCCTGATACTTGGCGTTATAACCCTGATATTATTATGGAATATTATAGTAAGCGATCGTTTCAAGTTTTTACTCGCTTGTTAAATATTATTTTTCCCGTACTTGGGTTGATGTTTGATAATTGGTGGGATTCTTTGTGGGGTAATTCTGCAAAAAATGAGTCAAAAAGAGCCGTTAAACTCAAAAAAGTTTTAACAAAATTAGGACCTGCTTATATTAAAATTGGTCAGGCTTTATCTACGCGCCCTGATTTAGTTTCTCCTGCTTATTTACAAGAACTAACCACATTACAAGATCAATTGCCGCCTTTTCCCAACGAAATCGCTTATCAATTTATCACTGAAGAATTAGGTGCAACTCCTGATCGAATTTATGCTGAAATATCAGTTGATCCCATTGCGGCAGCATCTTTAGGACAAGTTTATCGAGGAAGACTTAAAACAGGTGAAGAAGTAGCCATCAAAGTTCAACGTCCAGACTTAGTAAGACGTATTACCTTAGATATTTATATTATGCGATCGATCGCAGGATGGGTTAAAAACAATGTCAAACGTGTTCGATCCGACTTAGTCGCCATTACCGATGAATTAGCAGAGCGTATTTTTGAAGAAATGAACTACCTTCAAGAAGGCAAAAACGCCGCTCGATTTAATGAATTATATGGACATATAAAAGAAATCTATGTACCAAAAATCTATTGGGAATACACGGGTAGAAGAGTGTTAACTATGGAATGGATTAATGGCACAAAATTGACTCAAATTGAAGAAATACAAGCTCAAGGTATTGATGCAACATATTTAGTAGAAGTAGGAGTACAATGTTCTCTCAGACAATTGTTAGAACACGGTTTCTTTCATGCAGATCCCCATCCGGGTAACTTACTAGCAATGCCTGACGGCAGACTAGCTTATCTTGATTTTGGTATGATGAGTACAATTTTACCTTATCAACGATATGGATTAATTGAGGCGGTAGTTCACCTCGTAAATCGTGATTTTGACTCCTTAGCTCAAGATTATGTCAAATTAGACTTTTTGACTCCAGATACTGACTTAACACCCATTATACCGGCACTAGGAAACGTTTTTAATAATGCCCTAGGTGCTAGTGTAGCTGAATTGAATTTTAAAAAAATCACCGATGAAATGTCGGCGATGATGTATGAATTTCCCTTTCGAGTTCCTGCTTATTATGCTTTAATTATTAGATCGATGGTAACGTTGGAAGGTATTGCTATTAATATTGATCCCGATTTCAAGGTATTAAGTAAAGCCTATCCTTATGTTGCCAAAAGATTGTTAACAGATCAATCCCAAGAATTGCGTAATTCTCTCAAAGATTTATTATTTAAAGATGGTAGTTTTCGTTGGAATCGTCTGGAAAATTTGTTAAGAAATGCGAAAGATTCTCCTGACTATGACTTCGATAAAGTAATCAATCAAGGAGTGGATTATTTATTTTCAGAAAGAGGTGAATTCATTAGAGATAGATTAGCGGATGAAATTGTTAATTCTTTAGATAATTTTGGTCAAAAAACATGGTTAAATATTTCTACTACCATCAGAGAAACTTTAGGTTTAAAACCTATTAATTCAAAAATAAATAATAATGGTAATGGAAAGAATATAATTAATGAAGAATCGATCGAACATTTAACCAATATTCTGCAAATTTTACAGGAAACAGATGGTTATGATCCGTTTAAATTAATCCCCATTATCACCAATATTTTACAAAATCGTGAAACTCAAAAATTGGGTCAAAAAATAGCGGGAGGATTAGCCCAAAAAGCTACGGCTAGAATGATTCGCAGTATTTTATTGGACTCAAATAACAGCAGTAATGGTAACGGTAAAGTAAATAATAGCTATAAGTCAAATCCTCAATTATCCTTGCCTTCAGCAGTTAAATCAAAAGTTTAG
- a CDS encoding ISAzo13-like element transposase-related protein: MFENVSGAKKSSQENKKSLRISIDSKAKVRVGEFSREGYDRNREPLRALDHDYNPESILVPFGILDVLKNQLWIYFGKSKETSDFIVDCLEMWWKENSQSYTEIEELMIELDGGSSTRSNRTQFIKRMVEFCRWSKLKIRLVYYPPYHSKYNTIERCWACLENFWNGTILDSVEKTVQWAKNMTWKGVKPIVKILDKTDEKGIKSSSEELAECQKFWHRSEILPSWDVTIIPRG; the protein is encoded by the coding sequence ATATTTGAAAATGTTTCTGGGGCTAAAAAATCATCACAGGAAAATAAAAAATCCTTAAGGATTTCTATTGATAGCAAGGCAAAAGTAAGGGTAGGAGAGTTTTCTCGAGAAGGTTATGATCGCAATCGTGAGCCATTGAGAGCATTAGATCACGATTATAATCCAGAATCAATATTAGTACCATTCGGGATTTTAGATGTACTCAAAAATCAATTATGGATTTATTTTGGCAAAAGTAAAGAAACCAGTGATTTTATTGTGGATTGTTTAGAAATGTGGTGGAAAGAAAATTCACAAAGTTACACAGAAATAGAAGAATTGATGATTGAATTAGATGGGGGTAGTTCCACTCGTAGTAATCGGACTCAATTTATAAAAAGAATGGTTGAGTTCTGCCGATGGAGTAAATTAAAGATTAGATTGGTATATTATCCACCCTATCATAGCAAATATAATACAATAGAAAGATGTTGGGCCTGTTTAGAGAACTTTTGGAACGGAACAATATTAGACTCGGTGGAAAAGACGGTGCAATGGGCGAAAAATATGACATGGAAGGGGGTAAAACCCATAGTAAAAATATTAGACAAAACCGATGAAAAAGGAATTAAGTCATCATCGGAAGAATTAGCTGAGTGCCAAAAATTTTGGCATCGGTCAGAAATACTACCGTCATGGGATGTGACAATAATACCTAGAGGTTAA